The following are encoded in a window of Aestuariirhabdus haliotis genomic DNA:
- a CDS encoding spermidine synthase — translation MSLTGREIYRCYDELGSIQVFEDHDRRFLTFDGDAEQSCVLLEQPWSPVYQYCQAMLMASAFFDQPPQRAMMAGLGGGSMIHSLLRIHPQLHLEVLELRAAVIETARQFFLLDRAPAHRIHNIDATHFKGHGEGYDLIISDLFLDNCMNPAQLAESYTGHCQRMLSKRGILVLNLWLEEKKSYPDAIASLSQQFAGQLLSAEVPEGNLVLYLFNDKAPPFSHRILQRNARALAKQLDAPMQRVAAAISRPAFN, via the coding sequence ATGAGCTTGACCGGCCGTGAAATTTATCGCTGCTATGACGAGCTGGGCTCTATCCAGGTGTTCGAAGACCATGACCGACGTTTTCTCACCTTTGACGGGGATGCGGAACAAAGCTGCGTATTACTCGAGCAACCCTGGAGCCCGGTTTATCAGTACTGCCAGGCCATGTTAATGGCCAGTGCCTTTTTCGATCAGCCGCCACAGCGGGCTATGATGGCCGGTCTCGGTGGCGGCAGCATGATCCACAGCCTGTTACGAATTCATCCGCAATTGCACCTTGAGGTACTGGAGCTGCGCGCCGCTGTGATCGAAACGGCCCGACAATTTTTCTTGTTAGACCGAGCTCCTGCACATCGCATTCATAATATCGATGCCACCCACTTTAAGGGGCATGGGGAGGGTTACGATTTAATAATCAGTGATCTGTTTCTGGATAACTGCATGAACCCGGCCCAACTTGCCGAAAGCTATACCGGACATTGTCAGCGCATGCTGAGCAAACGCGGCATTCTGGTATTGAACCTATGGCTGGAAGAGAAAAAATCCTATCCGGATGCGATCGCTTCGTTGTCACAGCAATTTGCGGGTCAACTGCTCTCAGCCGAAGTTCCGGAAGGCAATCTGGTGCTTTATCTGTTTAACGACAAGGCGCCTCCGTTCAGCCATCGCATCCTGCAACGCAATGCCAGAGCATTAGCCAAACAACTGGATGCACCCATGCAAAGAGTAGCTGCGGCCATTTCACGCCCTGCATTCAACTAA
- the hutI gene encoding imidazolonepropionase, with protein MTPHWDSLWTNVRLATMDPEIDSGYGTIEDGALAISNGRIAWLGPANERPDITPDQQHDGQGGWITPGLIDCHTHLVFAGNRCHEFALRQQGASYQQIAEQGGGIRGTVQATRASSEQQLFERASQHLQPFLDEGVTSIEIKSGYGLETETELRMLRVARRLAQERPITVHTSFLGAHALPEEFEGRADAYIDHVCAEMMTAVAAEELADSVDMFCERIGFSLAQCERVIQSANQYGLPIRIHAEQLSNLRASHLAADHHALSVDHLEHLDESGIMALARADTVATLLPGAFYFLRETQLPPIELLRRHGVKMAVGSDFNPGSSPQASLRLSMQMAANLFGLSPQEVLAGVTRNAAQALGLNQQIGQLRRGLQADLLLWEIDDPAELVWHYGLHRPRQIIKEGQDVSGR; from the coding sequence ATGACTCCCCACTGGGATAGCCTGTGGACCAATGTCCGGTTAGCCACCATGGACCCCGAGATCGATTCCGGTTACGGCACCATCGAAGATGGCGCCCTGGCTATTAGTAATGGTCGTATCGCCTGGCTTGGACCGGCCAACGAACGACCGGACATTACTCCCGATCAGCAACATGATGGCCAAGGGGGCTGGATCACTCCCGGGTTGATTGACTGCCATACCCACCTGGTATTTGCCGGCAATCGCTGCCACGAATTCGCTTTACGTCAACAGGGTGCCAGCTACCAGCAAATCGCCGAACAGGGTGGCGGTATCCGCGGCACGGTACAGGCCACCCGCGCGAGTAGCGAACAGCAACTGTTCGAACGCGCCAGCCAGCACTTGCAGCCTTTTCTTGACGAAGGCGTTACCAGCATCGAGATCAAGTCCGGTTATGGTCTGGAAACCGAAACGGAATTGCGCATGCTACGGGTCGCCAGGCGCCTGGCCCAGGAACGACCGATCACCGTGCACACCAGTTTCCTCGGCGCCCATGCGCTGCCGGAAGAGTTCGAGGGACGTGCGGATGCCTATATCGATCATGTCTGCGCCGAGATGATGACCGCCGTCGCCGCCGAAGAACTGGCCGACTCGGTCGACATGTTTTGCGAGCGGATCGGTTTCTCGCTGGCACAGTGCGAACGCGTGATTCAAAGCGCCAACCAATACGGTCTTCCGATTCGTATCCACGCCGAGCAACTCAGCAACCTGCGCGCCTCTCACCTGGCGGCGGATCATCACGCACTGTCGGTGGATCACCTGGAACATCTGGATGAAAGCGGCATTATGGCGCTGGCCCGTGCCGACACCGTCGCCACCCTGCTTCCCGGCGCCTTCTATTTTTTGCGTGAGACCCAACTGCCACCGATTGAGCTGCTACGGCGCCATGGCGTCAAGATGGCCGTGGGCAGTGACTTCAATCCCGGCAGCAGCCCCCAGGCCTCATTGCGACTGTCGATGCAGATGGCCGCCAACCTGTTCGGCCTGAGCCCCCAGGAGGTACTGGCTGGCGTGACCCGTAACGCCGCCCAGGCTCTGGGCCTGAATCAACAGATCGGTCAGCTACGCAGAGGTTTGCAGGCCGACTTACTGCTCTGGGAGATCGATGATCCTGCCGAGCTGGTATGGCACTACGGATTGCATCGTCCCCGTCAGATTATCAAGGAGGGCCAGGATGTATCAGGGCGCTGA
- a CDS encoding mechanosensitive ion channel family protein — protein MDEEVLQQELAQLQGVYNMVAEFLVEYSFQILGALIIFLLGLWLAGKAHRVVAAQLARHNVDVTLAGFISNLVRILVILMMAIIALGKLGISVAPFIAALGAMALGAGLALQGMLSNYAAGVTIILTRPFVVGNTVKVQGVCGVIKEINLSMTILTNEEGEEISIPNKHIVGEILHNSFQYMLVETSIGISYGDDPEQAVQCLRAVLSAIPEVANEPAPQIGIDNFADSAIEIGVRYWVPTPNYYEVKFSTNLALFNALKDQGINIPFPQREVRMLAQ, from the coding sequence ATGGACGAAGAGGTATTGCAGCAGGAGCTCGCGCAACTGCAGGGTGTCTACAACATGGTGGCAGAGTTTCTGGTGGAGTACAGCTTCCAGATACTGGGTGCCCTGATCATATTTTTGCTGGGCCTCTGGCTGGCTGGCAAGGCTCATCGTGTGGTGGCAGCCCAATTAGCGCGGCATAACGTCGATGTCACCCTGGCGGGTTTTATCTCCAACCTGGTTCGCATACTGGTTATTTTGATGATGGCCATTATTGCTCTCGGTAAACTGGGCATCAGCGTGGCGCCCTTTATTGCCGCCCTGGGTGCTATGGCTCTTGGTGCAGGCCTGGCATTGCAAGGGATGCTATCCAATTACGCCGCCGGAGTGACCATCATTCTTACCCGGCCCTTTGTGGTGGGTAATACCGTTAAGGTGCAGGGAGTTTGCGGGGTGATTAAGGAGATCAACCTGTCGATGACGATTCTCACCAACGAAGAGGGTGAGGAGATCAGTATTCCGAACAAGCATATTGTCGGGGAGATTCTGCATAACTCGTTTCAGTATATGCTGGTGGAGACCAGCATAGGAATCAGTTACGGTGACGATCCGGAACAGGCGGTACAGTGCTTGCGCGCAGTTTTGTCGGCCATTCCGGAAGTGGCGAACGAACCGGCGCCGCAAATTGGTATCGATAATTTTGCGGATAGCGCGATCGAAATCGGAGTGCGTTATTGGGTCCCAACTCCCAATTATTACGAAGTAAAATTCAGCACTAATTTGGCCCTGTTTAATGCCCTCAAGGATCAGGGTATCAATATTCCTTTCCCGCAACGGGAAGTACGCATGTTGGCTCAGTAG
- a CDS encoding histone deacetylase family protein has translation MVLPLVYHPSYSYDFPDQHRFAMVKFRYLYEFLRQQGVARAENLYRSGPCLSKWLVAAHCPDYLQRLRTGTLSKKEVRELGLPWSENLARRSFISPGGTVLTALLAMQRGIACHLAGGTHHAHYDKASGFCCLNDLAVTALAMLEQPGINRVLIFDCDVHQGDGTAAILSERDDAYTCSIHCEKNFPVRKQRSNLDVGLADGIEDEAYLEIVASTLQRCLDRVRPDLVLYDAGVDVYTADPLGRANISWQGLERRDRLVLRAVRERAIPIATVIGGGYDDDRWQLARRHAIVVQQALALLHEELAARA, from the coding sequence ATGGTTTTACCCCTGGTTTATCACCCCTCCTACAGTTACGACTTTCCCGATCAGCATCGTTTTGCCATGGTGAAATTTCGTTATCTCTACGAGTTCTTGCGCCAGCAGGGGGTTGCCCGGGCCGAAAATCTCTATCGATCCGGACCCTGCTTGTCGAAATGGCTGGTCGCCGCCCATTGTCCTGATTATTTGCAGCGATTACGCACGGGTACCCTGAGTAAAAAAGAAGTTCGTGAACTCGGATTGCCCTGGTCCGAGAACTTGGCCCGACGAAGTTTTATTTCTCCCGGAGGCACGGTGTTGACTGCGTTGCTGGCGATGCAACGGGGCATCGCCTGTCATCTGGCGGGCGGAACCCATCATGCCCATTATGATAAGGCCTCGGGTTTTTGTTGCCTGAACGATCTTGCTGTGACTGCTTTGGCGATGCTTGAGCAACCGGGTATCAATCGCGTTTTGATTTTCGATTGCGATGTGCACCAGGGCGATGGTACCGCAGCGATTCTTAGCGAACGGGATGATGCTTATACTTGTTCAATCCACTGTGAGAAGAATTTCCCCGTGCGTAAACAGCGCAGTAATCTGGATGTGGGACTTGCCGATGGCATTGAAGACGAGGCCTATCTGGAAATCGTCGCGTCCACTTTGCAGCGCTGCCTGGATCGGGTGCGTCCGGATCTGGTTCTGTACGATGCCGGGGTTGATGTCTATACAGCTGATCCGCTGGGGAGGGCCAACATTAGTTGGCAAGGTTTGGAGCGCAGGGATCGGCTGGTACTGCGCGCAGTCCGGGAACGCGCCATTCCGATCGCAACGGTGATTGGTGGTGGCTATGACGATGATCGGTGGCAGTTGGCCCGACGTCACGCCATCGTTGTGCAGCAAGCCCTGGCGTTGCTCCATGAGGAACTTGCGGCACGGGCTTGA
- the hutG gene encoding formimidoylglutamase — MYQGADMSLWRGRSDPLDGHRGERWHQRVRPFPVNGELPVDAGVVISGFGCDEGVRRNQGRVGAAAGPDALRRAMAGLPANIRTPVYDAGNLRCEDDQLEKAQIELSNHCQQILDAGHRLLLLGGGHEIAWGSFRGLQEHLTRHKPEERIGIINFDAHFDLRNPAAGTSSGTPFHQIALHCQAQQQPFRYLCLGVSETSNTQILFDYADQFDVEWRLDTEMTLLHLEDCRKQLQRFISQVDRIHLSIDLDVLPAAVMPGVSAPACPGVSLDVVEALLPLIAAARHEDGSHKMKLMELAEYNPNFDPTGIGARAAARLAYRLLTE; from the coding sequence ATGTATCAGGGCGCTGATATGAGCCTGTGGCGGGGTCGCAGTGATCCCCTCGATGGCCATCGTGGCGAACGCTGGCACCAGCGGGTTCGTCCCTTCCCCGTCAATGGTGAACTCCCGGTTGATGCCGGAGTGGTGATCAGCGGTTTCGGCTGCGATGAGGGGGTGCGCCGGAATCAGGGGCGAGTGGGAGCCGCAGCGGGCCCTGATGCCCTGCGCCGTGCCATGGCCGGTTTACCAGCCAATATCCGCACCCCGGTCTACGATGCGGGTAATCTCCGCTGTGAAGATGATCAATTGGAAAAGGCCCAGATTGAACTGAGCAATCATTGCCAACAGATACTGGATGCCGGGCATCGCTTGCTGTTGCTCGGAGGTGGTCATGAAATTGCCTGGGGCAGTTTTCGCGGTTTGCAGGAACATCTGACCCGCCATAAACCAGAAGAACGCATTGGCATTATCAATTTTGACGCTCACTTTGATCTGCGCAATCCCGCTGCAGGCACCAGTTCGGGCACTCCGTTCCACCAAATAGCCTTGCATTGTCAGGCCCAGCAACAACCCTTTCGCTATCTATGCCTGGGGGTCAGTGAGACCTCAAACACCCAGATTCTGTTCGACTACGCCGACCAGTTTGACGTCGAATGGCGCCTCGATACTGAGATGACATTGCTGCACCTGGAAGATTGCCGCAAGCAACTGCAACGTTTTATCAGCCAGGTGGATCGCATCCACCTCAGTATCGATCTCGATGTACTACCCGCTGCGGTTATGCCCGGTGTCAGTGCACCGGCCTGTCCCGGCGTGAGTCTCGATGTGGTCGAGGCCTTGCTGCCTTTGATCGCCGCCGCCCGCCATGAGGATGGCAGCCACAAGATGAAATTGATGGAGCTGGCGGAATACAACCCGAACTTCGACCCAACCGGTATCGGTGCCCGCGCCGCCGCACGGCTCGCCTATCGATTACTGACCGAATAG
- the hutU gene encoding urocanate hydratase — MSNNRKDASRVIKANTGTELQARSWLTEAPLRMLMNNLHPDVAERPEELVVYGGIGRAARDWQCFDKIVEVLKRLGDEETLLVQSGKPVGVFPTHADAPRVLIANSNLVPHWATWDHFNELDRQGLMMYGQMTAGSWVYIGSQGIVQGTYETFVAMARQHFKGDAKGRWILTGGLGGMGGAQPLAATMAGFSMIAVEVDETRIDFRLRTGYVDRKATSLDEALAMIEQAKHEGKPISVGLLGNAADVFAELEARGITPDICTDQTSAHDPLNGYLPQGWTLDEAIKQRQSNPEQVVEAAKQSMAVQVKAMLALQARGAATVDYGNNIRQMALEKGVENAFDFPGFVPAYIRPLFCEGIGPFRWVALSGDPEDIYKTDAKVKELIPDNPHLHNWLDMARERIHFQGLPARICWVGLKDRARLALAFNDMVAKGELKAPIVIGRDHLDSGSVASPNRETEAMCDGSDAVSDWPLLNALLNTAGGATWVSLHHGGGVGMGFSQHAGVVIVADGTEAAERRLGRVLWNDPATGVMRHADAGYDIAQNCAREQGLDLPMLEEK; from the coding sequence ATGAGCAATAATCGTAAAGATGCTTCGCGAGTGATTAAAGCGAACACGGGAACGGAGCTGCAGGCCCGCAGCTGGTTGACCGAAGCCCCATTAAGAATGCTGATGAACAATCTGCACCCGGATGTTGCCGAGCGCCCGGAAGAGTTGGTGGTGTATGGCGGTATTGGCCGCGCTGCCCGGGATTGGCAATGCTTCGACAAGATCGTCGAGGTGTTGAAGCGACTCGGTGATGAGGAAACCTTGCTGGTGCAATCGGGCAAGCCCGTGGGCGTATTCCCGACCCATGCCGATGCACCCCGTGTATTGATTGCCAATTCCAACCTGGTGCCCCATTGGGCGACCTGGGATCATTTCAACGAACTCGATCGTCAGGGCTTGATGATGTATGGCCAGATGACGGCGGGCTCCTGGGTCTATATTGGCTCCCAGGGCATTGTCCAGGGCACTTATGAAACCTTTGTCGCCATGGCTCGTCAGCACTTCAAAGGCGATGCCAAAGGCCGCTGGATCCTCACCGGTGGTCTCGGTGGCATGGGCGGCGCCCAGCCGCTGGCGGCCACCATGGCCGGATTCAGCATGATCGCGGTTGAGGTCGATGAGACCCGCATCGATTTCCGTTTGCGCACCGGTTACGTCGATCGCAAGGCCACCAGTCTCGATGAAGCTTTGGCTATGATCGAGCAGGCCAAACATGAGGGGAAACCGATTTCAGTGGGTTTGCTGGGCAATGCCGCAGATGTGTTTGCCGAGCTGGAAGCTCGAGGCATCACCCCGGACATCTGCACCGACCAAACCAGTGCTCATGATCCCTTGAATGGCTATCTGCCCCAGGGCTGGACGCTGGATGAAGCGATCAAACAGCGCCAAAGCAATCCCGAACAGGTGGTCGAGGCGGCCAAGCAATCAATGGCGGTACAGGTTAAAGCAATGCTGGCCTTGCAAGCTCGAGGCGCCGCGACGGTGGATTACGGCAATAATATTCGCCAGATGGCGCTGGAAAAAGGCGTGGAAAATGCTTTTGATTTCCCCGGCTTTGTGCCCGCCTATATTCGCCCGTTATTCTGCGAGGGCATCGGCCCCTTCCGTTGGGTCGCACTGTCCGGCGATCCGGAAGATATTTATAAAACCGATGCCAAGGTCAAGGAGCTGATTCCGGATAACCCGCATCTGCATAACTGGCTCGATATGGCCCGTGAGCGAATCCATTTTCAAGGCTTGCCGGCGCGCATCTGCTGGGTTGGTCTCAAGGACCGTGCGCGCCTGGCGTTGGCCTTTAACGACATGGTCGCCAAGGGGGAACTTAAAGCACCGATTGTGATCGGTCGTGATCATCTCGATTCCGGCTCGGTAGCAAGTCCGAATCGGGAAACCGAGGCCATGTGCGATGGCAGCGATGCGGTCTCCGACTGGCCGCTGTTGAATGCCCTGCTGAATACTGCCGGTGGTGCCACCTGGGTCAGCCTGCACCACGGCGGTGGCGTTGGCATGGGCTTTAGTCAGCATGCCGGTGTAGTGATTGTGGCTGACGGTACCGAAGCGGCCGAGCGACGTCTGGGCCGAGTGTTATGGAACGATCCGGCAACGGGTGTGATGCGTCATGCTGACGCCGGTTACGACATCGCGCAAAATTGCGCCCGCGAGCAAGGGCTAGATCTACCCATGTTGGAGGAGAAATAA
- the hutC gene encoding histidine utilization repressor: protein MAHPATEPRYATIKRYIHEQIEQGVWPVHSKVPSENSLCEQFDVSRMTARRALQELTADGVLMRHQGLGTFVAERKPVGSLLEVRNIADDISQRGHRYSNRILCMESQPASDPVALALDLPPGSELYHSIVVHLDNDLPVQWEERYTNPALAPDYLQQDFSTITPNRYLSQVAPLSGGEHTVEAVLATSQQARELEIVQPEACLLIKRRTWSRQGVVSFARLLHPGSRYQLGARLDPGANLSQE from the coding sequence ATGGCCCACCCGGCAACCGAACCCCGTTACGCGACAATCAAACGCTATATCCATGAACAGATAGAGCAGGGTGTGTGGCCTGTGCACAGCAAGGTGCCTTCCGAAAACAGTCTGTGCGAGCAGTTCGACGTCAGCCGAATGACTGCCCGAAGGGCTCTGCAGGAGCTGACCGCCGATGGTGTGTTGATGCGCCATCAGGGGTTGGGCACCTTCGTTGCCGAACGCAAACCGGTGGGCTCCCTGCTGGAAGTGCGCAATATTGCCGATGACATCAGCCAGCGCGGACACCGCTACAGCAATCGCATCCTGTGCATGGAGTCCCAGCCAGCCAGCGACCCGGTTGCGTTGGCGCTGGACCTGCCGCCCGGGAGCGAGCTGTACCATTCCATCGTTGTACACCTGGATAACGACCTGCCGGTGCAATGGGAAGAACGATACACCAACCCGGCCTTGGCGCCGGATTATCTACAGCAGGATTTTTCAACCATCACGCCCAACCGCTACCTGAGTCAGGTAGCCCCACTCAGCGGTGGAGAGCACACCGTGGAAGCGGTATTGGCCACTAGTCAACAGGCCCGAGAGCTGGAGATTGTTCAGCCTGAGGCCTGTCTGTTAATCAAGCGTCGAACCTGGTCGCGTCAGGGGGTTGTGAGTTTTGCTCGCCTGCTACATCCGGGGAGTCGCTACCAATTGGGTGCCCGGCTTGATCCGGGTGCGAATCTGTCTCAGGAGTAA
- a CDS encoding NAD(P)-dependent malic enzyme has protein sequence MKIPEILLFEVEHAPGNLAQVLQLVGEAGLTVENLEAVKRTTTHTQWELTIEIDESSQHDLCDRIDQLPTARMVGRSDRVFDRHRGGKIRTVSNVQLTSQQVLRDIYTPGVARVCLAIEQDPVKAREYTNIPNTVAVVTNGTAILGLGDIGAVAGMPVMEGKAALFDAYADLSGVPILIESKDPQEIIDTVTSIAPSFGAIQLEDISAPTCFEIEKALIGKLDIPVLHDDQHGTAVVALAALLTATRQVGKELKQSRIGQIGLGAAGIGISRLLLNYGVKGVLGTDLNEAAMTQLEAIGGERASLPELMQKADIVISTTGVKGLIKAEMVQEGQVILALTNPDPEIEPEVALQAGAAFAADGKSVNNVLGFPGLFRGAIDAGVVHFSDQMLIAASECLAELSPAGSLTPDPLDRKVHDAVASAVREAALKG, from the coding sequence ATGAAAATACCAGAGATATTGCTGTTTGAAGTCGAACACGCCCCCGGTAATCTGGCTCAGGTTCTGCAGCTGGTCGGCGAGGCAGGACTCACCGTAGAAAACCTCGAAGCGGTCAAACGCACAACCACCCATACCCAGTGGGAACTGACCATCGAAATCGATGAATCCTCACAGCACGATTTATGCGACCGGATCGACCAGCTTCCAACCGCTCGAATGGTCGGCCGCTCTGATCGAGTCTTCGATCGACACCGCGGCGGCAAAATCCGTACGGTATCCAACGTTCAATTAACATCGCAGCAGGTCCTGCGGGATATCTATACTCCCGGTGTGGCCCGGGTCTGTTTGGCCATCGAGCAAGACCCGGTAAAAGCCAGGGAATACACCAATATTCCCAATACCGTCGCCGTGGTCACCAATGGCACGGCCATTCTTGGACTGGGTGACATCGGTGCCGTCGCCGGCATGCCGGTCATGGAAGGCAAGGCGGCACTGTTCGACGCCTATGCTGACCTGTCCGGTGTGCCGATCCTTATCGAAAGCAAAGACCCGCAGGAGATCATCGATACCGTCACCTCCATCGCGCCCTCCTTCGGTGCCATTCAGCTGGAAGATATTTCCGCACCGACCTGTTTTGAGATTGAAAAAGCCTTAATCGGCAAACTGGATATCCCGGTGCTACATGATGATCAACATGGCACCGCCGTAGTGGCCCTGGCCGCCTTGCTCACCGCCACCCGACAGGTTGGCAAGGAGCTGAAACAGAGCCGAATTGGCCAGATCGGTTTGGGCGCCGCCGGCATCGGTATTTCTCGACTGCTACTCAATTATGGCGTTAAAGGCGTATTGGGTACGGACCTGAACGAAGCCGCCATGACGCAGCTGGAAGCCATCGGAGGCGAACGCGCCAGCTTGCCCGAGTTGATGCAGAAGGCCGATATCGTTATCTCAACCACCGGGGTCAAAGGTCTGATCAAGGCCGAGATGGTTCAAGAAGGACAGGTTATTCTGGCACTCACCAACCCTGACCCTGAGATCGAACCCGAAGTCGCCTTGCAAGCGGGTGCCGCATTTGCGGCCGACGGCAAAAGCGTCAATAACGTGTTGGGCTTTCCCGGCCTGTTTCGGGGAGCGATTGATGCCGGCGTCGTGCACTTCAGCGATCAGATGCTGATCGCCGCTTCCGAATGCCTGGCCGAACTGTCACCGGCAGGCTCATTGACCCCCGACCCGCTGGATCGCAAGGTTCATGACGCAGTGGCTTCGGCGGTGCGGGAAGCGGCATTAAAAGGGTAG
- a CDS encoding alpha/beta hydrolase family protein — MTPHLKPLCTFSTLTAMLLILLSGGVQAAIPLPAEQLFAPQPQQMPKLSPDGRMISFLGPWQQQSNLYVRLLDKPEPLPPLIPEEETAAETDTSTEQAPPGNTENPTGEDNAAGEEKTATTPAAENTEVDSTTPDSESQTESTPDTVQPITSSPRPTSPQAAQGYSSSGSTQTSLFPDYSTSLSLYELSEKERTALYRAPIRVSNQRLNGISQYDWISNHQLVYEVPDERQQSSQLFLVTPERRGRRQLTQDGRALHHLLDPLSNDPEHILITSNQRDNRVNDVYKLNLESGQQILLEANSGTIIRWLTDREGKLRAAVSQNGLQWELLYRDAESEPFRVSYTSQWPDRVNPLRFTDDNLKLYVSNNIDRDTLAIQLYDPQLNQLQDLLYENPQADLEQIVVTGAEQRVTAVAYETDKPQYHFFDDKDAELFNDLFQRSGQRTLQQISSTSNGSRSLFRILNDVEPPRYYLYQRTDNSYRELFNRPPYPLRAQMAPMIPVDFRVRDGSMLHGYVTMPQGYQRGAIPFVILPHKEPYRGRHHWGFNPLVQFLASRGYGVMQVNYRGSAGYGKQYALAGRWGNGIMQQDLADAITYLRRQGVALKHRIAIVGERYAGYAAVAGAAFDPADYRCAAAMAAPLDPFHWLESLPPQEEVYRVMIQQLMGDPIQNAAKLKADSPLSAINQIRAPILIAQGRQDPRTRMADLDKLVTTMRTRSIKVETLIKGDEYGPFKKFDNQLDFYRKLDQFLDQCLNR, encoded by the coding sequence ATGACCCCACATCTCAAACCATTGTGTACATTCTCTACTCTGACGGCAATGTTGTTAATTCTGCTGTCGGGGGGAGTTCAGGCGGCGATTCCCCTACCGGCCGAGCAGTTATTTGCACCTCAGCCTCAGCAAATGCCCAAACTGTCTCCCGATGGCCGCATGATCTCCTTTCTTGGCCCCTGGCAACAGCAATCGAACCTCTATGTTCGCTTACTCGACAAGCCCGAACCCTTACCGCCCCTGATACCCGAAGAGGAAACCGCTGCCGAAACGGACACCAGCACTGAACAAGCGCCTCCCGGGAATACGGAAAACCCCACAGGAGAAGACAATGCAGCGGGTGAAGAGAAAACCGCAACAACGCCTGCGGCTGAAAACACTGAAGTCGATTCGACTACGCCCGACTCTGAAAGCCAAACAGAGTCAACTCCGGATACCGTACAACCGATAACATCTTCACCTCGGCCAACCTCACCACAAGCTGCGCAGGGCTACAGCTCCTCGGGCTCCACCCAAACCAGTCTCTTCCCCGATTATTCCACCAGCCTTTCACTCTACGAGCTCAGTGAAAAGGAACGCACCGCGCTCTATCGTGCGCCTATCCGGGTCAGTAATCAGCGGCTCAATGGCATCAGCCAATATGACTGGATATCCAATCATCAGTTGGTCTACGAAGTCCCCGATGAACGGCAACAGAGCAGCCAATTGTTTCTGGTCACCCCGGAACGTCGTGGTCGTCGGCAACTCACCCAGGACGGCCGAGCCTTGCATCATTTACTGGACCCTTTGTCGAACGACCCCGAGCACATACTGATCACCAGCAATCAGCGGGACAACCGAGTCAATGACGTTTACAAGCTCAACCTGGAAAGCGGCCAGCAGATACTCCTGGAAGCCAATTCCGGAACCATCATTCGCTGGCTGACCGATCGCGAAGGCAAGCTTCGCGCTGCCGTTAGTCAAAACGGGCTGCAGTGGGAGTTGCTGTACCGAGACGCCGAGTCGGAGCCGTTTCGAGTGTCCTATACCAGCCAATGGCCCGACCGGGTCAACCCGTTACGTTTTACCGACGACAACCTGAAACTCTACGTCAGCAATAATATTGATCGCGACACTTTGGCGATTCAATTGTACGACCCTCAACTCAATCAGTTACAAGACCTGCTCTACGAAAACCCGCAAGCAGATCTGGAACAGATTGTAGTGACCGGCGCGGAACAACGAGTAACCGCCGTCGCTTATGAAACCGATAAACCTCAATACCATTTTTTTGATGACAAAGATGCCGAATTGTTTAACGATCTTTTTCAGCGTTCCGGCCAACGCACATTGCAACAGATCAGTAGTACCAGTAATGGCAGCCGGTCCCTTTTTCGTATCCTGAACGATGTGGAGCCGCCTCGCTATTACCTTTATCAACGTACCGATAATAGTTATCGCGAGTTGTTTAACAGGCCGCCCTATCCATTAAGAGCTCAAATGGCGCCCATGATCCCCGTCGACTTCCGCGTGCGCGATGGCTCCATGCTGCATGGCTATGTCACCATGCCACAAGGCTATCAACGAGGGGCTATCCCATTTGTAATACTTCCTCACAAAGAACCCTATCGCGGACGTCACCATTGGGGATTTAATCCATTGGTGCAATTTCTGGCCAGCCGCGGTTATGGCGTTATGCAGGTAAATTATCGAGGCTCAGCGGGGTATGGAAAACAGTACGCCCTCGCGGGTCGCTGGGGCAATGGCATTATGCAGCAAGATCTGGCCGATGCGATCACCTATCTCAGGCGTCAAGGGGTTGCCTTGAAACATCGCATCGCTATTGTGGGTGAACGTTATGCGGGTTACGCTGCTGTCGCTGGTGCCGCCTTTGACCCGGCTGATTATCGTTGCGCTGCAGCAATGGCCGCCCCCCTCGACCCCTTCCATTGGCTTGAAAGTTTACCGCCCCAGGAAGAGGTCTACCGCGTTATGATTCAGCAATTAATGGGAGATCCGATTCAAAATGCGGCCAAACTGAAAGCCGATTCACCCTTAAGTGCCATCAACCAGATTCGAGCACCTATCCTGATCGCTCAGGGTCGACAGGATCCCAGAACCCGTATGGCTGACCTCGATAAATTGGTAACAACTATGAGAACACGCAGCATCAAGGTAGAAACATTGATCAAAGGTGATGAATACGGTCCCTTTAAAAAATTTGATAATCAACTGGATTTTTATCGAAAACTCGATCAATTCCTCGATCAGTGCCTGAACCGCTAG